TACAAGATAGATCACTGCCGGGCGTTTCTAAGCCCGGCAGTGACATAGAGATCGCGGTTTGGGTGCATCAAGCTATTCTTTGAAGAAGAATTGCTCACCGCTGAAGTTAGCTGCGATCGCGTAGCCGCTGCTCGGGATATTGCCCAGCCGCCGGGAGGCGATCATGGCATACTTGACGTTCTCGACCATAGTGATGGCTGGCAGGTGCTCCCGATGCCAGGCCAACTCCTGCTCTACGATCTGGTTGTACTCCTCCGAGCCGGGGATGGTGGCCCACCGTCGGGCGTTAAGCTCGAGGCCCTTCTTGGCCCACTCCGGTGGCTCTTCCCCTTGTTGGCCAGCCGTCTCATCCCATAGGCACCACAGACGGCTCCCCCAGCCTTGGCAGAGGGCCAGGCGCGTCCACCGATCATCCCAGCCTTGGTCATTCGTCCAGATCATCGTCGCTTGCAGCTCATTGGCGCTGCCGCGCTGATCCCATAGCTGCGGATCAATCTGCTTGACCAACACCTTCAGGCCAACCTCTTTCAGGTGTTCGGCAACCAGTTCTGCGACCAGTGGGATGTCAGGCGCGTGGGCAGCATGTTCCAGCAGGATAGTAAAGGTCTTCCCGTCTGGCCCCAGGCGGAAGCCATCGGCATCGCGCTTGTCCAGGCCCATCTCGTCCAGCAGGGCGTTTGCTCGCTCTGGGTTGTGCTGGGAGAGCTCTTCGCCAACCGTTTTCAACGGCATGGAGGCGAACCCGTAATAGACGCTGTCGAGGATCTCCTGCCGGTTGATGGCCATGCTGACGGCCTGGAGGAAGCGCACATCGTTGACTACGGCTCGCCAGGTGGGATCATTGTAGGTCCGGTTGATGATGAGCCCGGTGGGGTCTACGTGCATATCCAGCAAGACCACCCGGAAGCCTGCTTTCTCCTCGTTCTCCTTATATAGAGGCAGCTTGGCCAGCGCGGTGGTCTCCCGCATGAAGTCCACCTCACCGGTCAGGATCTTCAAGGTGACCGCCTCAGCGTTCTCGACCAGCGCCGTCACGATCTTGTCAATGTAGGGCAACTGCTTGCCCTCGGTGTCCACCTTGAAGTAGTAGGGATTTCGCTCAAAGGTCAACGCGTTCTCCGGCCCCTCTACGATCATCCACGGCGTGAGGACGGGAAAGCCGATGCATTGCCGGTTGGTGAGCTCCCAGTTGATGCAGTCTTTGAGGTTGAACAGCTGCACCCACTGATCCTCGCCCAGGTTCTGCTCCTGCAGTAGCGGTTTCAACTGTTCCATCGGGGTGTACTTAGGATGGAACTGCTTCAGATAGTGGGCAGGCCGCAAGAGCTCGCTATATCCGACCCACTTCTCAATGGTGAGCTGTCTCAAGAACCCACCGTAGGGCGCGGAGAAGGTGATGCGGAACGTGTAGTCATCGAGGATCTCCAGCTTCATGGGCTCGCCCGTGGTGCTGCCGCCAGTCCTCATGCGCGCCGGGAAGACGGGAGTGATGTCCGTGTTCAATAGGATATCCTCATAGGTGAAGCGTATGTCCTCGGTGGTGACGGGCTGCCCATCGGACCACTTCAGCCCCTTCCGCAGGTGGAAGGTGAATACCGTGTTGTCCTCACTTACCTCGAAGTCCCTAACGATGTTGCCCCGGATGCCCTGCACGCCGATGCCTGGCGCGATCAGCAATGGTTCGTTCATCATCACGAAGACATCCGGATCCCAGTTGACGCGGAAGTGAGCTCCCCTCAAGGTGCCGCCATATCGCCCGGGGGTCCAGTCGGGCAGATCCTGTTCGGTGATGAGCACCCCAGGTCCTACGACAAAGGGCTCCTCCGGCAGTCGCTCATCTACGGGAGGCAGCTTGCCAGCCTTCACCAGCTCTGCCAGCATGGGCGCTTCCTGATATTTCGTAGGGGGCGCTGCTGGCGCCGCGGCTGGAGCAGGGGTTGGCGTGGCTTCGGCGGGGACGGCTTCCGTGGGAGCTGCGGTGGGCGTTGGTGTCGCTGCCGGGGCGCACGCTGTAAGCACAAGGGCTGCTATCACGATCATAGGCCATATCCATTGCTTCAACATGGTGCTCCTCCTGTGTGAGAGTCTTGCTGGTGGCAGAGGACGCCGCCTTACCTGAGAAAAGGAATGCTGCACGATCGCTTACGGAGCATCAGGCCTGCCTGCAAACAGAGAACAGCTTTATAGGGAAAGTCCTGTCCACCACCTCCTCTCTGGATTCGTGGCACTAATGTTGGGGGAGAGATAGCAATGCCTTCAACTGGGACACAAAAGCTGCTCGAGGGGAGCCCTCTGCAGCCAAATGCTACACCAGGTCCACGATCACCCCGAGCCGGCGCAGTTGCTCGATTTCCTGGGCCGGTGCCCTCGCATCGGTGATCAGCCGGTGAATCTTCTGAACGGGGGCGATCAGCCCCACCGCGACTACGCCCACCTTGGAGGAATCGGCCAATAAGACGGTCTGCTGGGCCACCTCAATCGCTCTGCGCTTCATCGGGATCTCCTCGAAGCTGGCATTGGTGATTCCCCCTTCGACGGAAACCCCGCTGGCGGCCAGAAAAGTGTGGTGGAAGCGCATCCCGTAAGCGTGCAAGCTTTCAAGCGCTAGTACACCCCCGATGGTCAGTGAGCGGTGATTTAGAATGCCACCGATCACGATCACCGTGATGTGTTCATGGCCGGCTAACCGAGCCGCGATGTTGAGGCCATAGGTCACCACGGTGATGTTGGCTTTGTCAGCCAGGTACGGCAACATACATTCGGTGGTCGTTCCCCCATCTACGAAGATGGTCTCGCCTGGTTGAACGAGTTGAGCGGCGAATTCGCCAATCCGAGCCTTCTCTTCGCGGTGGGATATCTCACGCACGCTGAACGGCGCTTCCGAAGAAGTAGAGTTGAGCCTGAGCGCGCCGCCATAGGTCCTCTGGAGCAATCCGGCATGGCAGAGCTCGTTCAAATCACGGCGAATGGATGCCTTGCTTACGCCGAAGAGGGAGGCCAGTTCTGTCACGCTCACGCGGCTATCCTGCTGAATCAACTTCAAGATCTGCTGTCTGCGTTCTGCCGGATACACACGCCCCGATCCCTCTTCAAGATGCAGATGAGCAGACTGGCCCCTTTCATCTTTGCAGTTTCTGCGCGATATCGTTCATTCTACGTACAGAGTAGCACATTTCTGTGCAGATGTCAAGGTTTTTTTTGCGGTGTCCGATGGGTCGTTCGGTAGAATTAGGGTGGGTTATGCTACGTACGTGGAAGAGTAGCTTTGAAGCACCCTCCCGGGGAAGAAGAAAGGGCAGGGACTAAGTGTTGCTGAATGAAAGTCCATCCACACTTTCCAAAGCCTGATCCAGGGCGCGGATGAACTCCTGGCGCCGTACCGGCTTGGGCAGGTAGAGCAGCGCGCCCAACGCTAACGCCAGCTCCTCTCGTCGGACTACCGAGCAGACGACGATGGGGACATGTCTGGCTATGGAGTGCTCATGAAGTTGGGCGAGCAGATTCCATCCGTCTACATCTGGGAGCATTACATCCAGCACAATTACATCTGGGCGATAATGCTCGATCGCCCAGAAGGCATTCTTGCCCTCTCGGATATGGACGATACGGTATCGGGTGCCTTCCGTATAGCGCCGGTAGAAATGGACCAGATCGGCGTTGTCATCAATGACAAGCACCGTCACCTCGTTGGCCGGTAACAGCCCAAGCTCAAAAGTAACCGTATCGTCCTGCGCATAGACTGTCACTGATCCCCCTTGGGCGGTCAGGATTTCCTGAATGAACTCACTTCTGGGGAGCTCGGAGACCATCATGGGACCACCTGTGACGTGAATTTTTATCCATTCCGCCTCTCGGTCTGCGCGCAGGACAATCCGTCCGCCGGACATCAGTTGTGCCAATTTTTGCACCGCAGTGATCAAAACCTGACGTAGCGCGGATGGGTGGATCAGCGCGGCCAGGCCGTGTGGCACTGTCCCGGCCTCTAAAACGATCTCTTGTTGGAGGCTCAACGCCCTTTCCAGCTCGATGACCCCCTGAATCGCTTCACCTACGTCGGCCACCATACCGGGGGCGCTTCGTTGGAGTGAGATCAGTTCCTGCCGCACCTGGTCGCGCCATGTCTCTGCCTGGCCATCTCCTTCGGACAACTCTGGAGATTGCGCCTCATAGCCGCCGGGATAGGTTCGCCCCGGCTTCATGAGCTGGCTTCGCTCCCAGAGTCGTTGGGCCAGCAGGTGGACGGCTTGTTGCTGTTCACGGCGGAGGTGTCGCGGGGTGATGCCTAGGCGCTGGGCCGTCTCCTTCTGGGTCAATTCTTGAACATATCGGTAGGATAGCAACTCGTAGAGGCGCCGGACCCGGGC
This Anaerolineae bacterium DNA region includes the following protein-coding sequences:
- a CDS encoding ABC transporter substrate-binding protein, producing MLKQWIWPMIVIAALVLTACAPAATPTPTAAPTEAVPAEATPTPAPAAAPAAPPTKYQEAPMLAELVKAGKLPPVDERLPEEPFVVGPGVLITEQDLPDWTPGRYGGTLRGAHFRVNWDPDVFVMMNEPLLIAPGIGVQGIRGNIVRDFEVSEDNTVFTFHLRKGLKWSDGQPVTTEDIRFTYEDILLNTDITPVFPARMRTGGSTTGEPMKLEILDDYTFRITFSAPYGGFLRQLTIEKWVGYSELLRPAHYLKQFHPKYTPMEQLKPLLQEQNLGEDQWVQLFNLKDCINWELTNRQCIGFPVLTPWMIVEGPENALTFERNPYYFKVDTEGKQLPYIDKIVTALVENAEAVTLKILTGEVDFMRETTALAKLPLYKENEEKAGFRVVLLDMHVDPTGLIINRTYNDPTWRAVVNDVRFLQAVSMAINRQEILDSVYYGFASMPLKTVGEELSQHNPERANALLDEMGLDKRDADGFRLGPDGKTFTILLEHAAHAPDIPLVAELVAEHLKEVGLKVLVKQIDPQLWDQRGSANELQATMIWTNDQGWDDRWTRLALCQGWGSRLWCLWDETAGQQGEEPPEWAKKGLELNARRWATIPGSEEYNQIVEQELAWHREHLPAITMVENVKYAMIASRRLGNIPSSGYAIAANFSGEQFFFKE
- a CDS encoding DeoR/GlpR family DNA-binding transcription regulator — its product is MYPAERRQQILKLIQQDSRVSVTELASLFGVSKASIRRDLNELCHAGLLQRTYGGALRLNSTSSEAPFSVREISHREEKARIGEFAAQLVQPGETIFVDGGTTTECMLPYLADKANITVVTYGLNIAARLAGHEHITVIVIGGILNHRSLTIGGVLALESLHAYGMRFHHTFLAASGVSVEGGITNASFEEIPMKRRAIEVAQQTVLLADSSKVGVVAVGLIAPVQKIHRLITDARAPAQEIEQLRRLGVIVDLV
- a CDS encoding response regulator, translating into MGAFEEFEQHLQNALAHLYDPAYRPPELLWRTMGYRQPQSTESIRRVIFEAIESLRPTPDIPPAARVRRLYELLSYRYVQELTQKETAQRLGITPRHLRREQQQAVHLLAQRLWERSQLMKPGRTYPGGYEAQSPELSEGDGQAETWRDQVRQELISLQRSAPGMVADVGEAIQGVIELERALSLQQEIVLEAGTVPHGLAALIHPSALRQVLITAVQKLAQLMSGGRIVLRADREAEWIKIHVTGGPMMVSELPRSEFIQEILTAQGGSVTVYAQDDTVTFELGLLPANEVTVLVIDDNADLVHFYRRYTEGTRYRIVHIREGKNAFWAIEHYRPDVIVLDVMLPDVDGWNLLAQLHEHSIARHVPIVVCSVVRREELALALGALLYLPKPVRRQEFIRALDQALESVDGLSFSNT